The Methanoculleus marisnigri JR1 genome window below encodes:
- a CDS encoding thioredoxin family protein, whose amino-acid sequence MVLVEIFGTGCARCKRMNRNVEIAVGDLEIDAEIRKIESLDAMIERGVMLTPALYVDGEAKVVGHVPCVEDIKQILLGEK is encoded by the coding sequence ATGGTGCTGGTTGAAATCTTCGGAACCGGCTGCGCCAGGTGCAAGCGGATGAACCGGAACGTCGAGATCGCGGTCGGGGATCTCGAGATCGATGCGGAGATCCGCAAGATCGAGAGCCTCGATGCGATGATCGAGCGGGGCGTGATGCTGACGCCGGCGCTCTACGTCGACGGCGAGGCCAAGGTCGTCGGCCACGTCCCCTGCGTCGAGGATATCAAACAGATATTGCTTGGAGAGAAGTGA
- a CDS encoding Lrp/AsnC family transcriptional regulator produces MDEKDRILLHLLEENCRTPVSELAVLAEMSEQDVKDRIGRLEVAGAIRRYGAVVDWERAGDGNVAAVLELKVSPERDFGYDRIAERITRFPQVRSLRLMTGAYDLQILVTGPSMHEIARFVSEQIAPMDRIRETATHIIMKTYKENGTTFAEREEVERLPYSF; encoded by the coding sequence ATGGACGAAAAGGACCGTATCCTCCTCCATCTCCTGGAGGAGAACTGCCGCACCCCCGTAAGCGAACTCGCGGTGCTGGCCGAGATGAGCGAGCAGGACGTGAAGGATCGGATCGGCCGGCTGGAAGTGGCAGGCGCCATCCGCCGCTACGGGGCGGTTGTCGACTGGGAGCGGGCCGGCGACGGAAACGTCGCTGCAGTGCTCGAACTCAAAGTCTCGCCCGAGCGGGACTTCGGCTACGACCGGATCGCCGAGCGGATCACCCGGTTCCCGCAGGTCCGGTCGCTCCGCCTGATGACTGGCGCGTACGACCTTCAGATCCTGGTCACCGGGCCGAGCATGCACGAGATCGCGCGGTTCGTCTCCGAGCAGATCGCCCCGATGGACCGGATCCGGGAGACGGCGACGCACATCATCATGAAGACCTACAAGGAGAACGGCACCACCTTCGCCGAGCGCGAAGAGGTCGAGCGGCTCCCCTACTCATTCTGA
- a CDS encoding thioredoxin family protein, with product MKIEVLGTGCAKCKRLAKNVEAAIKDLGIEAELVKVDDITEIMDRGVMLTPALAVDGELKVSGRVADVKEIKEILQG from the coding sequence ATGAAGATTGAAGTGCTCGGAACCGGCTGCGCCAAGTGCAAGCGGCTTGCAAAGAACGTTGAAGCGGCAATCAAGGACCTCGGCATCGAGGCCGAACTCGTCAAGGTCGACGACATCACCGAGATCATGGACCGCGGCGTGATGCTGACCCCCGCCCTCGCCGTCGACGGCGAACTGAAGGTCTCCGGCCGGGTGGCGGATGTCAAAGAGATCAAGGAGATCCTGCAGGGGTGA
- a CDS encoding permease, whose amino-acid sequence MIEILIGALASGLAAVLDYLSAHVLTCLVPAFFIAGAIAAFVKKDAILKYFSPDAPRHISYGIASVSGTVLAVCSCTILPIFAGILKKGSGIGPATTFLFAGPAINILAIIYTAWVLGFDLGIARAVSAVLLAIVIGLAMALIFRSTDVETLKRKAMAPSVAGACEEEKPRWVTPAFFALLVGVLVFGASPLDWTLRLSIVYILTLAIAILLIYYFDRDEVTDWGMETWDLTKKIFPILIAGTFLVGIIAFFLPPETFQPYFGNNSLGANFLAAVVGMILYMPTLLEVPIIGTTFGYTSGHMAAGPALALLLAGPTISLPSVLVISRIVGAKKTAAYVGLVVVFATIAGFLYGNGMLLI is encoded by the coding sequence ATGATCGAGATACTCATCGGCGCTCTTGCGTCGGGGCTCGCGGCAGTGCTCGACTACCTCTCGGCGCACGTCCTCACCTGCCTGGTCCCGGCGTTCTTCATCGCCGGCGCCATCGCGGCTTTCGTCAAGAAGGATGCGATCCTGAAGTACTTCAGCCCGGACGCACCCAGGCACATCTCTTACGGGATCGCATCGGTCTCGGGGACGGTTCTTGCCGTCTGCAGCTGCACCATCCTCCCGATATTCGCCGGGATCCTCAAGAAAGGGAGTGGGATCGGTCCGGCAACGACGTTCCTCTTTGCCGGCCCCGCCATCAACATCCTCGCGATCATCTACACCGCATGGGTGCTCGGCTTCGACCTGGGTATTGCCCGGGCAGTCTCGGCGGTTCTGCTCGCCATCGTCATCGGGCTTGCCATGGCGCTGATCTTCCGGTCGACGGACGTCGAGACCCTGAAGCGGAAGGCGATGGCGCCGAGCGTCGCCGGGGCGTGCGAGGAGGAGAAGCCGCGCTGGGTCACGCCGGCGTTCTTCGCCCTCCTCGTCGGGGTGCTGGTCTTCGGGGCCTCGCCGCTCGACTGGACGCTCCGGCTCTCGATCGTCTACATCCTCACCCTCGCGATCGCCATCCTGCTCATCTACTACTTCGACCGGGACGAGGTGACCGACTGGGGGATGGAGACCTGGGATCTCACGAAGAAGATCTTTCCGATCCTGATCGCCGGGACCTTCCTCGTCGGGATCATCGCCTTCTTCCTCCCGCCCGAGACCTTCCAGCCCTACTTCGGGAACAACTCGCTCGGCGCGAACTTCCTTGCGGCCGTTGTCGGGATGATCCTCTACATGCCGACGCTGCTTGAAGTCCCGATCATCGGCACGACGTTCGGCTACACCAGCGGGCACATGGCCGCAGGGCCGGCGCTCGCCCTCCTGCTCGCGGGCCCGACGATCAGCCTCCCCTCCGTCCTCGTCATCTCCCGGATCGTCGGGGCGAAGAAGACGGCAGCCTACGTGGGGCTGGTGGTCGTCTTCGCGACCATCGCCGGGTTCCTGTACGGGAACGGGATGCTGCTTATCTAG
- a CDS encoding sulfite exporter TauE/SafE family protein, with translation MTERVTESVDIASVLKTYAPTIVLLAVIVGLTAWSFSTGMSAKEGAPAVTLMVAVLLVVVGLAAGMLGGIIGAGGCSVMLPILHFYLGYPVPIAIGTTLFAVIFTAISGGYGHLIRKNLDVKTTLWLGGFGIIGVVIGSYVFNLLSDQTALLGLILGIAFLLPAVRMIFEGVAHRKKSQPEGNVIPGSEGRKGLLGFVVGILTGLVGLGGGYALVPGLIYLFNAPVYVTMGTSLATIIPLAVVGGGIKLAEGYVAIGAALLLAAGTIVGAQLGAAVIKKFHPATLKLIFGVYFLYVSVKFILAYFGIAIF, from the coding sequence ATGACTGAAAGAGTAACGGAGAGCGTTGATATTGCCAGCGTATTGAAAACATATGCGCCGACAATCGTTCTGTTAGCCGTCATCGTCGGCCTGACTGCCTGGTCCTTTTCAACAGGCATGTCAGCAAAAGAAGGAGCGCCGGCTGTCACGCTGATGGTGGCAGTCCTGCTCGTTGTTGTCGGACTGGCTGCCGGAATGCTTGGCGGAATTATCGGGGCCGGCGGCTGCAGTGTCATGTTGCCGATCCTTCATTTTTACCTGGGGTATCCGGTGCCCATCGCGATTGGTACCACGCTTTTCGCTGTCATCTTTACAGCAATATCCGGAGGATACGGTCATCTGATACGGAAAAATCTGGATGTAAAAACCACCCTATGGCTTGGCGGGTTCGGCATTATCGGGGTGGTTATCGGTTCGTATGTCTTCAACCTTCTTTCGGATCAGACGGCTCTTCTGGGACTGATACTCGGTATAGCGTTCCTTCTGCCTGCGGTGCGTATGATTTTCGAAGGGGTTGCGCATCGAAAGAAAAGCCAGCCGGAAGGTAATGTCATCCCCGGTTCGGAAGGGAGAAAAGGGCTGCTCGGGTTCGTAGTCGGTATTCTGACGGGGCTTGTCGGACTGGGCGGAGGATACGCTCTTGTTCCCGGCCTGATTTACCTGTTTAACGCGCCGGTGTATGTCACGATGGGAACGTCGCTGGCGACAATAATCCCCCTGGCCGTCGTCGGTGGGGGCATCAAGCTCGCGGAGGGGTATGTTGCAATCGGCGCTGCATTGCTCCTGGCCGCAGGAACGATCGTGGGCGCACAGCTCGGTGCTGCCGTCATCAAGAAGTTCCACCCCGCGACGTTGAAACTGATCTTCGGCGTTTACTTTTTGTACGTCTCTGTGAAGTTTATACTGGCCTACTTCGGAATTGCAATATTTTAG
- a CDS encoding ArsR/SmtB family transcription factor — protein sequence MALPEGIEEALCRCGGIAGLMERLPGNEALERESALFRALADPLRLKILAMLAVQPLCVCVIREVLGIADSKLSYHLAVLKKAGLVAGEAQGNWIIYSLTDLGGAVWARRIGTAKDREKE from the coding sequence ATGGCCCTCCCGGAAGGGATCGAGGAGGCGCTCTGCCGGTGCGGCGGCATCGCGGGACTGATGGAGCGGCTGCCGGGGAACGAGGCCCTGGAAAGGGAGAGCGCCCTCTTTCGCGCACTCGCCGACCCCCTCCGCTTGAAGATCCTCGCGATGCTCGCCGTCCAGCCCCTCTGTGTCTGCGTCATACGGGAGGTGCTCGGGATAGCGGACTCGAAGCTCTCCTACCACCTCGCGGTTCTGAAGAAGGCCGGGCTCGTCGCCGGCGAGGCGCAGGGGAACTGGATCATCTACAGCCTCACCGATCTCGGGGGCGCTGTATGGGCTCGGCGGATAGGCACCGCCAAAGACCGGGAAAAAGAGTGA
- a CDS encoding adenylosuccinate synthetase yields MSCTIIVGGFFGDEGKGKIVAHIAHQDRPSIISRGGVGPNAGHTVCIGEKEYGVRMVPSGFVYPEATLMIGSGVLVDPRVFLREVDLVGVRDRIFVDGRCGVIEEDHIARDKASDHLSKKIGSTGTGCGPANADRVLRTSRQAKDVPELAGFITDVAEDVNRALDSDEVVLLEGTQGFGISLYFGTYPFVTSKDTSASQIAADNGVGPTRVDDVIVVFKAYPTRVGEGPFSTEMSAARSHELGIEEFGTVTHRQRRIGTWDGKMARYSAMINGCTQAAITGIDRVDPACFGATEYDQLTKAARDFITQAEKDIGKPVTLISTGPEMSQIIDLRSEL; encoded by the coding sequence ATGAGTTGTACTATTATCGTCGGCGGGTTCTTTGGTGACGAGGGAAAAGGAAAAATCGTGGCCCACATCGCTCACCAGGACAGACCATCCATCATCTCCCGGGGCGGGGTCGGCCCGAACGCAGGGCATACCGTCTGCATCGGAGAGAAGGAGTACGGAGTTCGGATGGTTCCCTCGGGGTTCGTCTACCCGGAAGCGACCCTCATGATCGGGAGCGGCGTGCTCGTCGATCCTCGTGTCTTTCTGCGGGAAGTCGACCTGGTCGGCGTCCGGGACAGGATCTTTGTCGACGGACGGTGCGGGGTCATCGAAGAGGATCACATCGCGCGGGACAAGGCGAGCGACCATCTCAGTAAGAAGATCGGGAGCACCGGAACCGGGTGCGGCCCGGCCAACGCCGACCGTGTCCTCCGGACATCGCGGCAGGCGAAAGACGTCCCGGAGCTCGCGGGGTTCATCACCGACGTGGCCGAGGATGTCAACCGTGCTCTCGATAGCGACGAGGTGGTTCTCCTCGAGGGGACCCAGGGCTTCGGAATCTCGCTCTACTTCGGAACCTACCCGTTCGTGACGAGCAAGGATACCTCCGCCTCGCAGATCGCCGCCGACAACGGCGTCGGCCCGACCAGGGTCGACGACGTCATCGTCGTCTTCAAGGCCTACCCGACCCGGGTCGGGGAGGGGCCCTTCTCCACCGAGATGTCGGCGGCGCGGTCGCACGAGCTCGGGATCGAGGAGTTCGGCACTGTCACCCATCGCCAGCGCCGCATCGGCACCTGGGACGGGAAGATGGCGCGGTACTCGGCGATGATCAACGGGTGCACCCAGGCTGCGATCACCGGGATCGACCGGGTCGATCCGGCCTGTTTCGGCGCGACGGAGTACGATCAGCTGACGAAAGCGGCACGCGACTTCATCACGCAGGCCGAAAAAGACATCGGCAAACCGGTCACCCTGATCTCGACGGGCCCCGAGATGTCCCAGATCATCGATCTTCGGAGCGAACTATGA
- the pdxT gene encoding pyridoxal 5'-phosphate synthase glutaminase subunit PdxT codes for MGVKVGVLALQGDVAEHIAAFREALAERPGSSVAPIRRAEDLADLDALAIPGGESTTISRLMGKNGLYEPVAEFEGGVFATCAGMVLSADRVDDPRVRPLSLIPMHVARNAFGRQVDSRETMLEVAGLAEPFRAVFIRAPVATEAGDGVEVLARIPEGIVAVRHGRHMAFAFHPELGGDLRLHRVFLEGLEV; via the coding sequence GTGGGCGTTAAGGTCGGCGTTCTCGCGCTCCAGGGCGACGTCGCCGAGCATATCGCGGCGTTCCGGGAGGCTCTCGCGGAGAGGCCGGGCTCATCGGTCGCGCCGATCCGGCGCGCGGAAGACCTTGCGGACCTCGACGCGCTCGCGATACCGGGTGGAGAGTCGACGACGATCTCCCGGCTGATGGGAAAAAACGGGCTCTATGAGCCGGTTGCGGAGTTTGAGGGCGGGGTCTTTGCCACCTGCGCGGGAATGGTCCTTTCCGCCGACCGGGTGGACGACCCCCGGGTCCGGCCCCTCTCCCTCATCCCGATGCACGTGGCGAGGAACGCCTTCGGGCGGCAGGTCGACTCCCGCGAGACGATGCTCGAGGTTGCCGGGCTTGCCGAACCTTTTCGCGCGGTCTTCATCCGGGCGCCGGTGGCGACGGAGGCCGGGGATGGCGTCGAGGTGCTTGCCCGCATCCCGGAGGGGATTGTCGCCGTCCGGCACGGCCGGCACATGGCGTTCGCCTTCCACCCGGAGCTCGGCGGGGACCTCCGCCTGCACCGGGTATTTTTAGAGGGGCTTGAGGTATAG
- a CDS encoding aminotransferase class I/II-fold pyridoxal phosphate-dependent enzyme: protein MRDFVSKRARAIPPSGIRKFFDIAQTMEDVISLGVGEPDFVTPWCVCEASIYSIEQGSTAYTSNKGTPRLRAAISRYLDTRFSTHYDPEAEIIVTCGVSEAADIAIRAVTDPGDEILVAEPCYVSYNPCVSLAGGTPVPVLCRAEDEFRLTADALAESITPRTKALIANFPNNPTGGVMEEADWHAIADLLVDHDLLLISDEVYAELTYDGDHFSPARIPELRERTITLNGFSKAFAMTGWRIGYLCAPPEIAAAALKIHQYVALCAPVMGQIAAYEALRNGEAEKDAMVREYRLRRNLFVDGLNKLGLVCHVPKGAFYAFPSVESTGMTDVEFAEGLLREQHVAVVPGSALGPSGAGHVRCAYAVSRDDLKEALSRMGAFLGSVK from the coding sequence TTGAGAGATTTCGTCTCGAAACGGGCCCGCGCCATACCTCCTTCGGGTATCCGGAAGTTCTTCGATATCGCCCAGACGATGGAAGACGTCATATCCCTGGGCGTCGGCGAGCCGGACTTCGTGACGCCCTGGTGCGTCTGCGAGGCGTCCATCTACTCCATCGAACAGGGGTCGACCGCCTACACCTCGAACAAGGGGACGCCCCGGCTTCGGGCCGCCATCAGCCGCTACCTCGATACCCGCTTTTCCACGCACTACGATCCCGAGGCGGAGATCATCGTCACCTGCGGCGTCTCGGAGGCGGCCGATATCGCCATCCGGGCCGTCACGGATCCCGGCGACGAGATCCTGGTCGCCGAGCCCTGCTATGTCTCCTACAACCCCTGCGTCTCTCTTGCCGGAGGAACCCCGGTGCCCGTTCTCTGCCGGGCGGAGGACGAGTTCCGGCTGACGGCCGATGCGCTCGCGGAGAGCATCACCCCGCGGACGAAGGCACTGATTGCAAACTTCCCGAACAACCCCACCGGCGGGGTGATGGAGGAGGCGGACTGGCACGCGATCGCCGATCTCCTGGTCGACCACGACCTCCTCCTCATCAGCGACGAGGTTTATGCCGAGCTCACCTACGACGGCGACCATTTCTCACCGGCAAGGATCCCCGAACTCCGCGAGCGTACGATCACCCTGAACGGGTTCTCGAAGGCTTTCGCCATGACCGGGTGGCGGATCGGTTACCTCTGCGCTCCCCCCGAGATCGCCGCGGCGGCCCTGAAGATCCACCAGTACGTTGCGCTCTGCGCTCCTGTCATGGGGCAGATCGCGGCTTATGAAGCGCTCCGGAACGGGGAGGCCGAGAAGGATGCGATGGTCCGGGAGTACCGTCTCCGGCGCAACCTCTTCGTCGACGGGCTGAACAAACTCGGTCTTGTCTGCCACGTCCCGAAAGGTGCGTTCTATGCCTTCCCGTCGGTGGAGAGCACCGGCATGACCGATGTCGAGTTCGCGGAGGGGCTTTTACGCGAGCAGCACGTCGCGGTCGTTCCGGGGAGCGCTCTCGGCCCCTCCGGCGCCGGGCACGTACGGTGCGCCTACGCCGTCTCGCGCGACGATCTCAAAGAGGCGCTCTCCCGGATGGGGGCCTTTTTGGGGTCAGTAAAATAA
- the cbiB gene encoding adenosylcobinamide-phosphate synthase CbiB has translation MAAAAVVVAASLLVDRLVGDPHSRYHPVAILGRFIGWWGVPARYPPGIQRVAGVAGAVLTVALFAAPFALVQFAAPWYLYLLLAPFLLKTCLAWRALEEHAAAVVQALDDGGIDAGRCEVGMMVSRDTARLDPEHVLSAAYESMTENLVDSIVSPLFYFGLFGLTGAAAFRAVNTLDAMLGYRDERLRLGWFPARADDIANFVPARLTGLILLAYFAAKGRFGPAWAALRRDAKKRPGFNGGIPMAVIAGGVGVRLEKPGAYTIGDPERTLAEAGAGIVRAVRAATIIFAILEIAALFLLWSMSYT, from the coding sequence ATGGCTGCGGCAGCGGTCGTAGTCGCCGCGTCGTTGCTGGTGGACCGGCTGGTCGGCGACCCGCACTCACGCTACCACCCGGTGGCAATCCTCGGCCGGTTCATTGGGTGGTGGGGGGTCCCGGCCCGCTACCCGCCCGGCATCCAGCGGGTTGCCGGGGTTGCGGGAGCCGTCCTGACCGTCGCGCTCTTTGCCGCCCCGTTTGCGCTCGTCCAGTTCGCGGCCCCCTGGTACCTCTATCTTCTCCTCGCGCCCTTCCTGCTCAAGACCTGTCTCGCCTGGCGGGCGCTCGAGGAGCATGCCGCCGCCGTGGTCCAGGCGCTCGATGACGGCGGGATCGATGCGGGCCGCTGCGAGGTCGGGATGATGGTGAGCCGGGATACGGCGCGCCTCGATCCCGAGCACGTCCTCTCGGCCGCGTATGAATCGATGACCGAGAACCTTGTCGACAGCATCGTCTCCCCGCTCTTCTACTTCGGGCTCTTCGGGCTTACCGGGGCTGCAGCCTTCCGGGCGGTCAACACCCTGGACGCCATGCTCGGCTACCGCGACGAGCGGCTCCGGCTCGGGTGGTTCCCCGCCCGCGCCGACGATATCGCAAACTTCGTCCCGGCGCGGCTGACCGGCCTCATCCTTCTCGCCTACTTTGCGGCGAAAGGCCGGTTCGGACCGGCCTGGGCGGCCCTTCGCCGCGACGCGAAGAAACGCCCCGGATTCAACGGCGGGATCCCGATGGCCGTCATTGCCGGCGGCGTCGGCGTCCGGCTCGAGAAGCCCGGTGCCTACACCATCGGGGACCCGGAGCGGACCCTTGCGGAGGCTGGCGCCGGGATCGTCCGTGCGGTCCGTGCGGCGACGATCATCTTTGCGATCCTGGAGATCGCCGCACTATTTTTATTGTGGTCAATGAGCTATACATAG
- a CDS encoding permease: MDAASNLITAGEFFVVIAGELVLLFVGITFLVGLLQAYIPEERIRSVLAGRRQGAGNVLSAGFGALTPFCSCSTIPILLGLLDIGVPFGVCMSFLLASPLLNPVILALLVALVGIVPTAIYAALTFTAAIVIGWLLGRLGYARYVKDVMVEGRPEPCGCNSSHGTRIRGAFSFAVRLFQQVFPYLILGAGIGAFIYGFIPGDLIVSLAGPDNPLAIPVAAVIGIPMYIRAETLIPVSAVLLEKGMGIGAVMALIIGGAGASIPEVTLLAAIFERRLVAAFVAVILGVAVLAGAAFQVLAAI, translated from the coding sequence ATGGATGCCGCTTCGAACCTGATCACCGCCGGAGAGTTCTTCGTCGTCATCGCCGGGGAACTGGTTCTGCTCTTTGTGGGGATCACCTTCCTGGTCGGGCTCCTCCAGGCCTACATTCCCGAAGAACGGATCCGGAGCGTGCTCGCCGGGAGGCGACAGGGTGCCGGGAATGTCCTTTCTGCCGGGTTCGGCGCCCTCACCCCGTTCTGCTCCTGCTCGACGATCCCGATCCTGCTCGGCCTCCTCGACATCGGGGTCCCATTCGGCGTCTGCATGTCGTTCCTGCTCGCATCCCCGCTCCTGAACCCGGTGATCCTCGCCCTTCTCGTGGCGCTGGTGGGAATCGTCCCGACCGCCATCTACGCCGCCCTTACCTTCACGGCCGCGATCGTCATAGGCTGGCTCCTCGGACGGCTCGGCTACGCCCGCTACGTGAAAGACGTCATGGTCGAAGGCCGGCCGGAACCGTGCGGCTGCAACAGCAGCCACGGGACGCGGATTCGCGGTGCGTTCTCCTTCGCCGTCCGTCTCTTCCAGCAGGTCTTCCCCTACCTCATCCTCGGAGCGGGGATCGGGGCGTTCATCTACGGGTTCATCCCCGGAGACCTGATCGTCTCTCTCGCGGGGCCGGACAACCCCCTCGCCATCCCGGTCGCGGCGGTCATCGGCATCCCGATGTACATCCGGGCGGAGACGCTCATTCCCGTGAGCGCCGTCCTCCTCGAGAAGGGGATGGGCATCGGCGCCGTGATGGCACTGATCATCGGCGGTGCAGGAGCGAGCATCCCGGAGGTGACGCTGCTCGCCGCGATCTTCGAGCGGAGACTGGTCGCCGCGTTCGTCGCGGTCATCCTCGGCGTCGCCGTCCTCGCCGGCGCGGCCTTCCAGGTCCTCGCCGCCATCTGA
- a CDS encoding DUF7524 family protein: MTEIHLNRRGINSIEVPDEVEATPGSDLVLRIINHGSPLHITLASPNSSAFTGFFHENLYVSRSEEFSIPIRENGYPGTFNIEVIAGYGTRKAEFRVVVRERAAPEPEPVEVPATPAVPATSMRWRSSVPVLLLAAAALVLYVLWLVYRVDLLNAAAFAVLLIGVVLAWLRQRS; this comes from the coding sequence ATGACGGAGATTCATCTCAACCGCCGGGGGATTAACTCCATCGAGGTTCCGGACGAGGTAGAGGCAACGCCGGGGAGCGACCTCGTCCTCCGGATTATCAACCACGGGTCGCCGCTTCACATCACCCTCGCCTCCCCGAACTCCTCGGCCTTCACCGGCTTTTTTCACGAGAACCTCTACGTGAGCAGATCCGAGGAGTTCTCCATCCCCATCCGGGAGAACGGCTACCCCGGCACCTTCAATATCGAGGTCATCGCCGGGTACGGCACCCGGAAGGCGGAGTTCCGGGTCGTCGTCAGGGAGCGGGCGGCACCGGAGCCCGAGCCGGTCGAGGTTCCGGCAACTCCTGCCGTTCCGGCGACCTCGATGCGATGGCGTTCGTCCGTCCCGGTTCTTCTCCTCGCCGCCGCCGCCCTGGTTCTCTACGTGCTCTGGCTGGTCTACCGGGTGGATCTCTTAAACGCCGCTGCGTTCGCGGTGCTGCTCATCGGGGTCGTCCTCGCATGGCTGCGGCAGCGGTCGTAG
- the pdxS gene encoding pyridoxal 5'-phosphate synthase lyase subunit PdxS: MKLEELRFGTELIKRGFASMQKGGVIMDVVNAEQAQLAEEAGAVAVMALERVPADIRAAGGVARMADPQKIVEIIDAVSIPVMGKARIGHFVEAQMLEALGVDMVDESEVLTPADEQFHIDKTGFGVPFVCGARNLGEALRRINEGAAMIRTKGEAGTGNVVEAVRHMRAIMGGIRALKGLSSQELVDCARDIEAPVELVIECAQRGRLPVVNFSAGGIATPADAALMMQLGADGVFVGSGIFKSTNPEATARAIVEAVNHYDDAKVIAEVSRGLGAAMKGLDVHLLREDEVLQTRGR, encoded by the coding sequence ATGAAACTCGAGGAACTGAGATTTGGCACCGAGCTGATCAAGCGCGGCTTTGCGTCGATGCAGAAGGGCGGCGTCATCATGGACGTCGTCAACGCAGAGCAGGCGCAGCTCGCCGAAGAGGCCGGTGCCGTCGCCGTCATGGCGCTTGAGAGAGTCCCTGCCGATATCAGGGCGGCCGGTGGCGTGGCCCGTATGGCCGACCCACAGAAGATCGTCGAGATCATCGATGCTGTCTCCATCCCGGTGATGGGGAAGGCCCGGATCGGCCACTTCGTCGAGGCGCAGATGCTGGAAGCCCTCGGCGTGGACATGGTCGACGAGAGCGAGGTCCTGACCCCGGCCGACGAGCAGTTCCATATCGATAAGACCGGTTTTGGTGTCCCGTTCGTCTGCGGCGCCCGGAACCTCGGGGAGGCGCTGCGCCGTATCAACGAGGGAGCGGCGATGATCCGGACGAAGGGCGAGGCCGGCACCGGCAACGTCGTGGAGGCGGTCCGCCACATGCGGGCGATCATGGGCGGGATCCGGGCGCTGAAAGGCCTCTCCAGCCAGGAGCTCGTCGACTGCGCCCGAGATATCGAGGCGCCCGTGGAACTCGTCATCGAGTGCGCACAGCGCGGCCGCCTCCCCGTGGTGAACTTCTCCGCGGGCGGGATCGCGACGCCTGCCGACGCGGCGCTGATGATGCAGCTCGGCGCCGACGGGGTCTTCGTCGGGTCGGGCATCTTCAAGTCCACGAACCCCGAGGCGACCGCCCGGGCGATCGTGGAGGCGGTCAACCACTACGACGACGCAAAGGTCATCGCCGAAGTAAGCAGGGGCCTTGGGGCTGCGATGAAGGGCCTCGACGTCCATCTCCTCCGCGAAGACGAGGTGCTGCAGACCCGTGGGCGTTAA
- a CDS encoding methytransferase partner Trm112: MRKNLMEILCCPVCKGELELTVTEESGEEVLEGTLRCAACSVDYPISEGIPNLLPQTACED; encoded by the coding sequence ATGAGAAAAAACCTGATGGAGATACTCTGCTGTCCGGTCTGCAAGGGCGAACTCGAGCTGACCGTGACCGAAGAGAGCGGTGAGGAGGTGCTGGAGGGGACTCTCCGGTGCGCGGCGTGCAGCGTCGACTACCCCATCAGCGAGGGTATCCCGAACCTCCTCCCGCAGACCGCCTGTGAGGACTGA
- a CDS encoding ArsR/SmtB family transcription factor has translation MTEDEIYRGASLSLPPDVEESLCQCGGIAGLVEQLPEEGILERESALFRALADPFRLKILAMLAVQPLCVCVIKIVLGIADSKLSYHLSVLKTAGLIVGEAQGNWIIYRLTGEGSAWAQQIAGNARS, from the coding sequence ATGACAGAAGACGAAATATACCGGGGCGCATCCCTGTCCCTTCCTCCCGACGTCGAGGAGTCGCTCTGCCAGTGCGGCGGGATCGCGGGGCTGGTGGAGCAGTTGCCGGAGGAGGGCATCCTAGAACGGGAGAGCGCCCTCTTTCGCGCACTCGCCGACCCGTTCCGCCTCAAGATCCTTGCGATGCTTGCCGTGCAGCCGCTCTGTGTCTGTGTCATCAAGATAGTGCTCGGGATAGCGGATTCAAAGTTATCTTACCACCTCTCGGTCCTGAAAACAGCCGGGCTGATCGTCGGCGAGGCGCAGGGGAACTGGATCATCTACCGGCTGACCGGTGAAGGCAGCGCCTGGGCGCAGCAGATAGCAGGCAACGCCCGGAGTTGA